One genomic window of Thermococcus indicus includes the following:
- the purC gene encoding phosphoribosylaminoimidazolesuccinocarboxamide synthase — protein MQVYEGKAKKVIPLDDGKVIMEFKDDATAFDGKKKGQFRGKSWLNAQISAVLFKVLEERGVKTHFIGVAGDNRLIVERLKMYPIEVVVRNVVAGSLKKRLPLEEGTELKEPIVELYYKDDSRGDPMINHHHARVLGISEGEIREMERIALKVNEILREYFAERGVILVDFKLEFGKNERGEIILGDEISPDTCRFWDAETKKSLDKDVFRFDKGDLVKAYEELYERLAGTS, from the coding sequence ATGCAGGTTTATGAAGGCAAGGCCAAGAAGGTCATCCCGCTCGACGATGGAAAGGTCATCATGGAGTTCAAGGACGATGCCACGGCCTTCGACGGCAAAAAGAAGGGCCAATTTAGGGGCAAGAGCTGGCTCAATGCCCAGATAAGCGCGGTTCTCTTCAAAGTCCTTGAGGAAAGGGGCGTTAAGACGCACTTCATAGGGGTCGCCGGCGACAACAGGCTCATCGTTGAGCGCTTGAAGATGTACCCCATCGAGGTCGTGGTTAGAAACGTCGTCGCTGGAAGTCTGAAGAAGCGCCTTCCCCTTGAGGAGGGAACCGAATTAAAAGAGCCGATAGTCGAGCTCTACTACAAGGACGACAGCCGCGGCGATCCCATGATAAACCATCACCATGCCAGAGTTCTTGGGATAAGCGAGGGTGAGATAAGGGAGATGGAGCGCATAGCCCTCAAGGTGAACGAAATCCTTAGAGAGTACTTTGCCGAGCGCGGGGTAATTCTGGTTGACTTCAAGCTGGAGTTTGGAAAGAACGAGAGGGGTGAGATAATCCTCGGCGACGAGATAAGCCCGGACACCTGCCGCTTCTGGGACGCCGAGACAAAGAAGAGCCTCGACAAGGACGTCTTCAGGTTTGATAAAGGCGACCTCGTTAAAGCTTACGAGGAGCTCTACGAGCGCTTAGCTGGCACTTCCTGA
- a CDS encoding ATP-dependent helicase, whose product MSGIRWAEREYSDEEIFSILSEPVRVWFKRKFGTFTPPQRYAVMEIHRGENVLISSPTGSGKTLSAFLSAINELILLGKEGKLEDKIYVLYVSPLRALNNDIKRNLEGPLVEIKEAAKELGFELPEIRVGIRTSDTSSYEKSKMVKKPPHILITTPESLAIALNAPKFRERLKTIRYLIIDEVHALAENKRGSHLMLSVERLQEMAEERFVRIGLSATIHPLEEIAKFVFGLENGEPRPGLIVDVSFAKQTEIKVESVVEDLIYTPASALSEALYNRLAELIREHRTTLIFTNTRSGAERVAFNLKKRFPEFEGLIEAHHSSLSREVRLDVEEKLKRGELRAVISSTSLELGIDIGTIDLVVLIGSPKSVNRALQRIGRAGHRLHEVSKGVILALDRDDLVEVTVLAHNARNRRLDRVRIPRNPLDVLVQHLLGMALNRVWEVEEAYNLVRRAYPFRDLPFEDFMSVLRYLAGEYAGLEERKVYAKIWLEDGRFGRRGKMTRAIYYMNVGTIPDEAKIRVHTMDKKLIGTVEEEFAERLMPGDIFVLAGRTYEFVKSRGNKLYVIPREGAKPTIPAWFSEMLPLSFDLALDIQRFRREIKGLLHRRNAVKRLVRKYGVDEKAARAIIAYFREQERYSVIPDDETVLVEFVPGKRNRYFFHTLIGRRANDALSRAFAYLISRKKKCNVGIAINDNGFALLLPPEVELREEEVRELFEVENLRETLKLALDNTELLKRRFRHVANRGLLILRRYVGRSKRLGRQQVMAVSLLKVLKENHPDFPLLSEVYREIMEDKMDVESAELFLSRVREGRIKVEFREHSVPSPFAFNLEAIGSSDVVLMEDRRELIKVLHRKIMAMIEEAQEVPAKRS is encoded by the coding sequence ATGAGCGGAATAAGGTGGGCCGAGAGGGAGTACTCTGACGAGGAGATATTCTCAATTCTGAGCGAGCCGGTTAGGGTGTGGTTTAAGCGGAAGTTTGGAACCTTTACCCCACCGCAGCGCTACGCAGTCATGGAGATTCACAGGGGAGAGAACGTTCTGATTTCATCGCCGACCGGCTCGGGAAAAACACTCTCAGCTTTTCTCTCGGCCATAAACGAGCTAATTCTCCTCGGAAAGGAGGGAAAGCTCGAGGATAAAATCTACGTCCTCTACGTCTCCCCGCTGAGAGCTTTGAACAACGACATAAAGCGGAACCTTGAGGGTCCGCTGGTCGAGATAAAGGAAGCTGCAAAAGAACTCGGCTTTGAACTGCCGGAAATCCGCGTTGGAATAAGGACGAGCGACACCTCAAGCTACGAGAAGAGCAAGATGGTGAAGAAGCCACCGCACATACTCATAACCACCCCCGAGAGCCTCGCAATTGCTTTAAACGCCCCGAAGTTCCGTGAGAGGCTGAAGACGATTAGGTACCTGATCATAGACGAAGTTCACGCCTTAGCTGAGAACAAGCGCGGTTCTCACCTCATGCTCAGCGTTGAGAGGCTCCAGGAGATGGCCGAGGAGCGCTTTGTGAGGATAGGCCTGAGCGCGACGATTCACCCCCTTGAAGAGATAGCGAAGTTCGTCTTTGGCCTCGAAAACGGGGAGCCGAGGCCCGGGCTCATAGTTGACGTCAGCTTCGCCAAGCAGACCGAGATAAAGGTCGAGAGCGTTGTCGAGGACCTGATTTACACTCCAGCCAGCGCGCTAAGCGAGGCCCTCTATAACCGCCTGGCCGAGCTGATCAGGGAGCACAGGACGACCCTCATCTTCACCAACACGAGGAGCGGTGCTGAGAGGGTCGCCTTCAACCTCAAGAAGCGCTTCCCGGAGTTTGAGGGCCTGATAGAGGCCCATCACTCCTCGCTGTCGAGGGAGGTTCGCCTTGATGTGGAGGAGAAGCTCAAGAGGGGCGAGCTTAGGGCGGTAATTAGCTCAACCAGCCTGGAGCTTGGCATAGACATCGGAACGATTGACTTAGTCGTTCTAATTGGCTCGCCGAAGAGCGTGAACCGCGCTTTGCAGAGGATTGGGAGAGCCGGCCACAGGCTCCACGAAGTTAGCAAGGGCGTGATTTTGGCCCTCGACAGGGACGACCTGGTCGAGGTTACGGTTCTGGCGCACAACGCGAGGAACAGACGCTTAGACCGCGTTAGAATCCCAAGGAACCCGCTCGATGTCCTCGTCCAGCACCTGCTCGGAATGGCCCTCAACAGAGTTTGGGAGGTTGAAGAGGCCTACAACCTCGTGAGGCGGGCTTATCCCTTCAGGGATTTGCCCTTCGAGGACTTCATGAGCGTTTTGAGGTACTTGGCAGGCGAATACGCGGGTTTGGAGGAGAGGAAAGTTTATGCTAAGATATGGCTCGAGGACGGGCGCTTTGGACGGCGCGGAAAGATGACGAGGGCGATTTACTACATGAACGTTGGCACGATTCCGGACGAAGCCAAGATCAGGGTTCACACCATGGACAAGAAGCTAATTGGCACAGTTGAGGAAGAGTTTGCAGAGCGCTTAATGCCCGGCGACATCTTCGTCTTGGCCGGAAGGACCTACGAGTTCGTCAAGAGCAGGGGAAACAAGCTCTACGTTATTCCCCGCGAGGGGGCGAAGCCCACCATCCCGGCGTGGTTCTCCGAGATGCTCCCGCTCAGCTTCGACCTGGCCCTTGACATCCAGAGGTTTAGACGGGAAATTAAGGGACTTCTTCACCGGAGGAATGCGGTCAAGAGGCTCGTGAGGAAGTACGGGGTAGATGAGAAGGCCGCGAGGGCCATCATAGCCTATTTCCGCGAGCAGGAGAGGTATTCGGTAATCCCGGACGATGAGACGGTGTTGGTTGAGTTCGTACCCGGAAAGCGGAACCGCTACTTCTTCCACACGCTAATAGGCAGACGCGCGAACGATGCGCTCAGCAGGGCCTTCGCCTACTTGATAAGCAGGAAGAAGAAATGCAACGTCGGGATAGCGATAAACGACAACGGCTTCGCCCTGCTCCTTCCGCCGGAGGTCGAACTGAGAGAGGAAGAGGTGAGGGAGCTTTTCGAGGTCGAGAACCTAAGGGAGACGTTAAAGCTGGCTTTGGACAACACCGAGCTGCTGAAGAGGCGCTTTAGGCACGTGGCCAACCGCGGGCTTCTAATCCTCAGGCGCTACGTGGGCAGGAGCAAGAGACTCGGCAGGCAGCAGGTGATGGCGGTTTCCCTCCTCAAAGTTCTGAAGGAGAACCATCCTGACTTCCCGCTCCTGAGCGAGGTTTACCGCGAGATCATGGAGGACAAGATGGACGTTGAGAGCGCGGAGCTCTTCCTGAGCCGGGTGAGGGAGGGTAGAATAAAGGTGGAGTTCAGGGAGCACAGCGTTCCGAGTCCCTTCGCCTTCAACCTTGAGGCGATAGGCTCGAGCGACGTGGTTCTGATGGAGGACAGGCGGGAGCTGATTAAGGTCCTGCACAGAAAAATAATGGCGATGATAGAGGAGGCTCAGGAAGTGCCAGCTAAGCGCTCGTAG
- a CDS encoding metallophosphoesterase → MKPRPVPEKAVLLGRDLVIADLHIGFETSLAREGNYVPNLLEQLIRKVLAVVRSERPKRLIIDGDLKHSFVPFRQEREELGRFFDALEGEVDEIIVVRGNHDPGILWLRERGVEIVEGLEVGGWTLVHGHRLEEGERFIIGHEHPAIRLRDEVGASVKVPAFLWGERLIVLPAFSPWAYGNDVTREIVSPFLRKFDGSRLRVLVPAEGELLDFGELGKLKMALRELSGP, encoded by the coding sequence ATGAAGCCCAGGCCCGTTCCAGAGAAAGCCGTCCTGCTGGGAAGAGACCTGGTGATAGCCGACCTCCACATAGGCTTCGAGACGTCCTTAGCACGGGAGGGCAACTACGTCCCCAATCTCCTTGAGCAGCTTATCCGGAAGGTTCTGGCGGTTGTGAGGAGTGAAAGGCCGAAGAGGCTCATCATCGACGGAGATCTGAAACACTCTTTCGTCCCGTTCAGGCAGGAGCGGGAGGAGCTGGGGAGGTTCTTCGACGCCCTCGAGGGTGAAGTCGATGAGATAATAGTGGTCAGGGGAAACCACGACCCGGGAATACTGTGGCTGAGGGAGAGGGGGGTTGAGATCGTGGAGGGATTGGAGGTCGGAGGGTGGACCCTGGTTCACGGTCACAGGCTGGAGGAAGGTGAAAGGTTCATAATCGGCCACGAGCATCCGGCGATAAGGCTGAGGGACGAGGTGGGGGCGAGCGTAAAGGTGCCGGCTTTTCTGTGGGGGGAAAGGCTTATCGTCCTGCCGGCCTTCAGTCCCTGGGCCTACGGCAACGACGTGACGAGGGAGATAGTTTCGCCGTTCCTTCGGAAGTTCGACGGCTCAAGACTGCGCGTGCTGGTGCCAGCCGAGGGAGAGCTTCTCGACTTCGGGGAGCTTGGAAAGCTCAAAATGGCCCTGCGGGAACTCAGTGGCCCCTAG
- a CDS encoding DUF835 domain-containing protein, whose amino-acid sequence MNLLLVGQFLSFFLKITAGLVLLLNWRRYRRQSILLWALFFLSSSMALVSEILGFRTGIPLFHALGISLLTGGVVSFLDEEAVVVPTRPLKILSMVLPFAVSAYTVIYASLIPSPNPIYLAYGVSGIFYTLAGAILWAVRRSYSRTGTLLGGVVIAHGIHKMDYPFLRPVEWFAPIGFTVGAVLNGIEAVMFVKIVFSERFRNVRGMDNSEIIRSGVFIVSPGGLNGYAGALSEFPVLAFARRSDLPPKWEIHPLTTIDGPGTIGPTQLHRIVERTRAYLMKAHRENITGVVVLEGLEYLIMYNDFRSVLKFLATLSDYISLYRGMLLIVLDEKSLDETERKILRQVLGTGDVR is encoded by the coding sequence ATGAACCTGCTGCTGGTCGGTCAGTTTCTCAGTTTTTTCCTCAAAATAACAGCAGGGTTGGTCCTCCTGCTGAATTGGAGACGATACCGAAGACAGTCCATTCTTCTATGGGCACTGTTCTTCCTCAGCTCATCCATGGCGCTGGTCTCGGAGATCCTCGGTTTTAGAACGGGGATTCCACTTTTCCATGCCCTTGGTATTTCATTGCTGACCGGAGGGGTCGTATCATTCCTGGATGAGGAGGCGGTGGTGGTCCCAACTCGCCCGTTGAAAATCCTGTCAATGGTACTTCCCTTCGCCGTGTCCGCGTACACGGTTATCTACGCCAGCCTAATCCCCTCACCAAATCCCATATACCTAGCTTATGGTGTATCCGGCATATTCTATACCCTCGCAGGAGCCATTCTCTGGGCGGTTAGAAGGTCCTACTCGAGAACCGGAACCCTGCTGGGGGGCGTTGTAATAGCCCACGGTATCCACAAGATGGACTACCCCTTCCTCAGACCAGTCGAGTGGTTTGCACCGATCGGCTTCACTGTCGGGGCAGTTCTAAATGGAATCGAGGCAGTCATGTTTGTCAAGATCGTTTTCTCAGAAAGGTTCCGAAACGTTAGGGGCATGGACAACTCGGAGATAATAAGGAGCGGCGTTTTTATCGTGTCTCCCGGTGGCCTAAATGGTTATGCCGGGGCGCTCTCGGAATTCCCTGTACTGGCATTTGCCAGGAGAAGCGACCTCCCCCCAAAATGGGAAATCCATCCTCTGACCACAATCGACGGACCCGGAACCATAGGGCCAACCCAGCTTCACAGAATAGTAGAGAGAACCCGTGCCTACCTGATGAAAGCCCACCGCGAGAATATCACAGGAGTCGTCGTTCTCGAGGGCCTGGAGTACCTGATAATGTACAATGATTTCCGTTCAGTTCTCAAGTTCCTAGCAACGCTCTCGGATTACATATCCCTCTACAGGGGGATGCTTCTCATTGTTCTCGACGAGAAAAGTCTTGACGAGACCGAGCGGAAGATCCTTCGACAGGTTCTCGGCACAGGTGATGTCAGATGA
- the purM gene encoding phosphoribosylformylglycinamidine cyclo-ligase yields MLTYAQAGVDDEKTAKALRSIIGLAKETFQFRRGKIGEPSEIGHYAALMDFGRFYLAMTTDGVGTKVLVAEAVGKFDTIGIDMIAMNVNDLLCVGAEPLALVDYLAVKGPDERIFAEIARGLYEGAKQAGIAIVGGETAVMPDLINGFDLAGTAIGVVEKGKVITGEEIKPGDAVIGISSSGIHSNGLTLARKLLIPKYGLDYEYEERKLLEWLLEPTRIYVKAVLELIESVEVHGLAHITGGGLTNLKRLTDCGFSIEMPPIEGIFRLIHENGVPLEEMFRVFNMGVGFIAIVPRREKEAALEILNKHFESFELGRVTGDPGIRVKNYGVRL; encoded by the coding sequence ATGCTGACCTACGCCCAAGCGGGAGTTGACGACGAAAAGACGGCCAAGGCTCTGAGGAGTATCATAGGGCTCGCGAAGGAAACATTCCAGTTCAGGAGGGGCAAAATCGGCGAGCCGAGTGAAATAGGGCACTACGCTGCGCTGATGGACTTTGGTAGGTTCTACCTCGCCATGACAACCGACGGAGTCGGGACGAAGGTTCTGGTGGCGGAGGCCGTCGGCAAGTTCGACACGATAGGAATAGACATGATAGCGATGAACGTGAACGACCTGCTATGCGTTGGTGCCGAACCGCTGGCACTCGTTGACTATCTCGCCGTGAAGGGGCCGGACGAGAGAATCTTTGCCGAGATAGCCAGGGGGCTCTACGAGGGGGCAAAGCAGGCCGGAATAGCGATAGTCGGCGGAGAGACGGCGGTTATGCCAGACCTCATCAACGGCTTCGACTTAGCAGGAACGGCCATAGGCGTCGTCGAGAAGGGGAAAGTTATCACAGGCGAGGAAATAAAACCCGGAGATGCCGTCATCGGAATTTCAAGCTCGGGGATACACTCAAACGGTTTGACTTTGGCCAGGAAACTCCTCATCCCGAAGTACGGCCTCGACTATGAATACGAGGAAAGAAAGCTCTTGGAGTGGCTTTTAGAACCGACGAGGATTTACGTTAAGGCCGTCTTGGAGCTCATCGAGAGCGTTGAGGTTCACGGATTGGCGCACATAACGGGCGGTGGCTTGACCAACCTCAAACGCCTAACCGATTGCGGCTTTTCCATTGAGATGCCACCCATCGAAGGAATATTCAGGCTCATCCACGAGAACGGCGTTCCACTGGAGGAGATGTTCCGCGTTTTTAACATGGGGGTCGGCTTCATCGCAATAGTTCCGCGCAGGGAAAAGGAGGCCGCTTTGGAAATCCTCAACAAGCACTTCGAGAGCTTCGAGCTCGGAAGGGTCACAGGGGATCCGGGGATAAGGGTCAAAAACTATGGCGTAAGGCTTTAA
- the purT gene encoding phosphoribosylglycinamide formyltransferase 2, with protein sequence MIKPRDELGTAMTDSAQKILLLGSGELGKEIAIEAQRLGVEVIAVDRYANAPAMQVAHRSYVGDMRNADFLFSVVEREKPDAIIPEIEAINLDALFELEKDGYFVVPNAKATWIAMHRERTRETLAKEAKVPTSRYAYATTLDELYEACERIGYPCHTKAIMSSSGKGSYFVKGPEDVPKAWEVAKKKARGSAEKIIVEEHIDFDVEITELAVRHYDENGEVVTTFPKPVGHYQIDGDYHASWQPAEISEKAEREVYRIAKRITDVLGGLGLFGVEMFVKGDKVYANEVSPRPHDTGMVTLASHPTGFSEFGLHLRAVLGLPIPGEWVDGYRLFPILTPAATHVIKANVSGYSPRFRGLAKAMSVPNSAVRLFGKPEAYPGRRLGVALAWDSDVGEARKRAEIVAHMVELRAGGSGWHGQDYETRKHICGHC encoded by the coding sequence GTGATCAAGCCCCGGGATGAGCTCGGAACGGCTATGACAGACTCCGCCCAGAAGATACTCCTCCTCGGAAGCGGCGAGCTGGGAAAGGAGATAGCGATTGAGGCTCAGAGGCTCGGCGTTGAAGTCATCGCCGTCGACCGCTACGCAAATGCCCCTGCCATGCAGGTCGCCCACCGCTCCTACGTCGGTGACATGAGAAACGCGGACTTCCTCTTCTCGGTCGTCGAGAGGGAAAAGCCAGACGCCATAATCCCGGAGATAGAGGCCATAAACCTGGATGCACTCTTCGAGTTGGAGAAGGACGGCTACTTCGTCGTCCCGAATGCGAAGGCAACGTGGATAGCCATGCACCGCGAGAGGACGAGGGAGACCCTCGCGAAGGAAGCCAAGGTTCCAACCTCTCGCTATGCCTACGCGACAACGCTCGACGAGCTCTACGAGGCCTGCGAGAGGATAGGCTACCCCTGCCACACCAAGGCCATAATGAGCTCCTCGGGAAAGGGCTCGTACTTCGTTAAGGGGCCGGAGGATGTTCCAAAGGCGTGGGAAGTGGCCAAGAAGAAGGCCCGCGGCAGTGCGGAGAAGATCATAGTCGAGGAGCACATAGACTTCGATGTGGAGATCACCGAGCTTGCCGTGAGACACTACGACGAGAACGGGGAGGTAGTTACCACCTTCCCGAAGCCGGTCGGCCACTACCAGATCGACGGCGACTACCACGCGAGCTGGCAGCCGGCGGAGATAAGCGAAAAGGCCGAGCGCGAGGTTTACCGCATAGCGAAGCGCATTACAGATGTCCTCGGCGGTCTCGGCCTCTTCGGCGTCGAGATGTTCGTGAAGGGCGATAAGGTTTACGCCAACGAGGTCTCTCCGAGGCCCCACGACACGGGCATGGTGACTTTGGCATCCCATCCAACGGGCTTCTCCGAGTTCGGGCTTCACCTCAGGGCGGTTTTGGGACTTCCCATTCCCGGCGAGTGGGTCGATGGGTACCGCCTGTTCCCAATCCTAACGCCGGCGGCAACTCACGTCATCAAGGCCAACGTCTCCGGTTACTCTCCACGGTTCCGCGGCTTGGCGAAGGCCATGAGCGTCCCCAACTCGGCGGTGAGGCTGTTTGGAAAGCCCGAGGCGTATCCGGGCAGAAGGCTGGGCGTTGCGCTCGCCTGGGATTCAGACGTTGGAGAGGCAAGGAAGCGCGCCGAGATTGTCGCCCACATGGTTGAGCTTAGGGCTGGGGGTTCGGGATGGCATGGACAGGACTATGAGACTAGAAAGCACATCTGTGGCCATTGTTGA
- the purE gene encoding 5-(carboxyamino)imidazole ribonucleotide mutase, which produces MKVKPLVGIIMGSDSDLPVMKEAARVLEDFGVPYEMTVVSAHRTPERMYEYAKSARERGIEVIIAGAGGAAHLPGMTASLTTLPVIGVPVKTRTLNGVDSLLSIVQMPRGVPVATVAINNAQNAALLALRILSIKYPEIAKKLEEYQGDMRRTVEEKAENLEKSGWKRYMTGMKG; this is translated from the coding sequence ATGAAAGTGAAGCCCCTCGTGGGAATAATAATGGGAAGTGACTCGGACCTGCCCGTCATGAAGGAAGCGGCGAGGGTACTGGAAGACTTTGGAGTACCCTACGAAATGACGGTGGTTTCAGCGCACAGAACGCCCGAGAGAATGTACGAGTACGCAAAAAGCGCACGGGAGCGGGGCATAGAAGTCATCATAGCGGGCGCCGGCGGTGCGGCCCACCTACCGGGGATGACAGCCTCGCTCACAACACTGCCGGTGATAGGTGTCCCCGTGAAGACGAGGACGTTAAACGGCGTCGATTCACTCCTCTCCATTGTCCAGATGCCCCGCGGTGTCCCTGTGGCAACTGTGGCAATCAACAACGCCCAGAACGCCGCTCTGCTTGCACTCAGGATCCTCTCGATAAAGTATCCAGAGATAGCGAAGAAACTTGAGGAATACCAAGGGGATATGAGAAGAACCGTTGAAGAAAAGGCGGAGAACCTTGAAAAATCAGGATGGAAAAGATACATGACGGGAATGAAAGGATAG
- a CDS encoding 5-(carboxyamino)imidazole ribonucleotide synthase — protein MRPEDFTIGILGGGQLAKMSAQEARKLGFSVLVLDPTPGCPASMVAEQIAGSFQDENKIFELAERSDVLTYDIENVNIKALKKIEKEKPVIPSSKTLEIIQDKLIQKKVLKKAKVPVPEFWGLNSIEELEELLPVVQKARKGGYDGRGVAVLRDEKDLDKALPVPSYAEELVDIDKELGVIVARDADGNTEVYPVVEMVFDWRANLLDMLIIPARMDNEITRGAQEIAVKAVEAVDGVGVFGVEMFLSKDGRLLVNELAPRPHNSGHYTIEACTTSQFEQHIRVVADLPLGSAELLTPAVMINLLGSRESRGRPAYLGIREALTIPGVYVHIYGKKRVFPFRKMGHVTVVDRSPERAIEKARRVKSLIKVVGDESEAPRGNNNGK, from the coding sequence ATGAGACCGGAAGACTTCACGATAGGCATTCTCGGTGGGGGACAGCTCGCAAAGATGAGCGCCCAGGAGGCGAGGAAGCTCGGTTTCAGCGTCCTCGTCCTTGACCCAACGCCCGGATGCCCGGCATCAATGGTGGCGGAGCAGATAGCCGGGAGCTTTCAGGATGAGAATAAAATCTTCGAGCTGGCGGAGAGAAGCGACGTCCTCACCTACGACATAGAGAACGTGAACATCAAAGCACTGAAAAAAATAGAGAAAGAAAAACCTGTGATTCCCAGCTCAAAAACGCTTGAAATTATCCAGGACAAGCTGATTCAGAAGAAGGTTCTCAAAAAGGCTAAAGTCCCTGTTCCGGAGTTCTGGGGGCTAAATAGCATAGAGGAACTTGAAGAACTTCTGCCTGTCGTCCAGAAGGCGAGAAAAGGAGGCTACGATGGCAGGGGAGTGGCTGTTCTGAGGGATGAGAAGGATCTCGATAAAGCTCTGCCGGTACCGTCATATGCAGAGGAGCTCGTGGACATAGACAAGGAACTCGGGGTCATCGTTGCAAGGGACGCGGATGGAAACACCGAAGTCTATCCAGTGGTTGAGATGGTCTTCGATTGGAGGGCAAACCTCCTTGACATGCTGATCATCCCCGCGAGGATGGATAATGAAATCACAAGGGGGGCCCAGGAAATAGCGGTTAAGGCAGTGGAGGCAGTAGATGGAGTCGGGGTCTTTGGAGTTGAAATGTTCCTCTCAAAAGACGGAAGGCTTCTTGTGAACGAACTCGCGCCGAGACCCCACAATTCCGGACACTACACGATAGAGGCCTGCACGACGAGCCAGTTCGAGCAGCACATAAGGGTCGTGGCGGATCTGCCCCTCGGTTCCGCCGAGCTCCTAACTCCCGCGGTCATGATAAACCTCCTTGGAAGCCGTGAAAGTCGGGGCAGGCCTGCTTATCTAGGCATAAGGGAAGCCCTCACCATCCCGGGGGTCTACGTGCACATCTACGGCAAGAAAAGGGTATTCCCCTTCAGAAAGATGGGGCACGTGACGGTCGTCGATAGAAGCCCCGAACGGGCCATCGAAAAGGCCCGACGTGTCAAATCCCTCATAAAGGTGGTGGGTGATGAAAGTGAAGCCCCTCGTGGGAATAATAATGGGAAGTGA
- the purD gene encoding phosphoribosylamine--glycine ligase, with protein MKVLLVGGGGRENAIGEALVRAGAELYVVSKHRNPGLVGLAKGYGLARETDIEKVIGFARKWGIELAFIGPEAPLEKGIVDSLESEGIPTVGPTKEAAQLETDKAFARSLMEKYEIPGRKLFRVFEDASEMRSWIDDFGRPVVVKPLGLTGGKGVKVVGYQLRDNEEAKAYAEELIRRDGKVLIEERTDGVEFTFQVFTDGKRVVPMPLAQDYPHAYEGDEGPITGGMGSYSCSNGLLPFVTREDYERALETLKATIEAVRKNGTPYKGILYGQFMLSKDGPVIIEYNARFGDPEAMNVLPLLKTSLLEVAEGIVDGSLKRAEFEGKATVVKYLAPKGYPTNPVRGVRVDVDKKAITEAGAKLYYASIDENLTLLGSRAIAVVGIAETLEGAERIAEKAIPHVRGELFYRRDVGTRESVEKRVRTMGEFGREFEPNSC; from the coding sequence ATGAAGGTTCTGCTCGTTGGAGGCGGCGGTAGGGAAAACGCCATCGGCGAGGCGCTCGTAAGGGCCGGCGCCGAGCTGTACGTCGTTTCGAAGCACAGGAATCCCGGGCTGGTTGGGCTGGCAAAGGGCTACGGTCTGGCCAGGGAAACTGATATCGAGAAGGTCATCGGATTCGCCCGAAAATGGGGGATAGAGCTGGCATTTATAGGGCCCGAGGCCCCTCTTGAGAAGGGCATAGTTGATTCCCTTGAGAGTGAGGGCATCCCGACGGTTGGGCCGACTAAAGAAGCCGCTCAGCTCGAGACGGACAAGGCTTTCGCCCGCTCCCTCATGGAGAAGTACGAGATTCCCGGCAGGAAACTCTTCCGTGTCTTTGAGGACGCTTCTGAGATGCGCTCTTGGATAGACGACTTCGGGAGGCCGGTCGTTGTGAAGCCCCTCGGCCTAACTGGTGGTAAGGGGGTTAAGGTCGTTGGCTACCAGCTGAGGGACAACGAAGAAGCGAAAGCCTACGCCGAGGAGCTCATCAGGAGGGACGGGAAGGTTCTAATTGAGGAGCGCACCGACGGCGTTGAGTTCACATTCCAGGTTTTCACGGACGGGAAGCGCGTTGTACCAATGCCCCTCGCCCAGGATTATCCGCACGCCTACGAGGGCGATGAGGGCCCGATAACGGGGGGCATGGGTTCATACTCATGCTCAAACGGATTGCTTCCGTTTGTCACGAGGGAAGACTACGAGAGAGCCCTTGAGACGCTTAAAGCGACGATTGAAGCCGTGCGGAAGAACGGAACGCCCTACAAGGGTATCCTCTACGGCCAGTTCATGCTCTCCAAGGACGGCCCGGTTATAATCGAGTACAACGCCCGCTTCGGCGACCCGGAGGCAATGAACGTGCTCCCGCTCCTCAAGACGAGCCTGCTTGAGGTGGCCGAGGGAATAGTTGACGGCAGCCTCAAGAGGGCAGAGTTCGAGGGGAAGGCGACGGTCGTCAAGTATCTGGCTCCAAAGGGCTATCCCACGAACCCCGTGAGGGGCGTTAGGGTTGATGTGGACAAGAAGGCCATAACTGAAGCCGGGGCAAAGCTCTACTACGCTTCCATTGATGAGAACCTCACGCTCCTCGGCTCCCGCGCCATAGCGGTCGTTGGAATTGCTGAAACGCTGGAGGGGGCGGAGAGGATAGCAGAGAAAGCCATTCCCCACGTGAGGGGCGAGCTGTTCTACCGCAGGGACGTCGGCACGAGAGAGAGCGTCGAGAAGAGGGTACGCACCATGGGGGAGTTTGGAAGGGAGTTCGAGCCGAATTCATGCTGA